A region from the Salvelinus fontinalis isolate EN_2023a chromosome 23, ASM2944872v1, whole genome shotgun sequence genome encodes:
- the LOC129820856 gene encoding skin secretory protein xP2-like gives MSAKMAASLLRIGRLGSVKCVQAERWSTLSAPAAAALCTKAGGPKKPKKSSSAKKSQGKTYFDLEKLVPHRKYVEFPKKVMTPAAAAKLAAAPKPVQAAATAPKPVQAAAAEPKPVEAAAAGPIVAAAEAVPAPAAVEVTPVVDTVAPATEAIVESAALVAKAAPVVEAAADAAAPKPVEAAASVAEAAPVSAEAAPIVEASSAANAPVEAVPDAAAPAEAVAEAAPVEAIAKAPVEAAPVEAIAEVVVESATIEGATEALVEVVADVLTVAAPIEAVAEALIKAAAEVVAEAAQVDAAAEELIAEPPPAEAERIEAHEVQLDPIQKLFLDSIREYTSKSVASGGLVDAGPAYEKNLAEELTKLQRLYGGGELTAFPEFKFTEPKLEEVAPK, from the exons ATGAGCGCAAAGATGGCGGCTTCTTTGCTGAGGATAGGGCGACTTGGCTCTGTCAAG TGTGTGCAGGCAGAGAGGTGGAGCACTCTGAGTGCTCCTGCAGCTGCGGCCCTATGCACGAAAGCTGGTGGTCCCAAGAAGCCCAAGAAGAGCAGCTCAGCAA AAAAGTCCCAGggcaaaacatattttgatttagaGAAGCTTGTACCACACAGAAAATATGTGGAGTTTCCAAAGAAAGTAATGACACCAGCTGCTGCAGCAAAACTTGCCGCCGCCCCAAAGCCTGTTCAAGCTGCTGCCACCGCCCCAAAGCCTGTTCAAGCCGCTGCCGCCGAGCCAAAGCCTGTTGAAGCCGCTGCCGCAGGGCCAATTGTTGCCGCGGCTGAAGCTGTTCCGGCCCCCGCTGCAGTCGAAGTCACCCCCGTCGTTGACACAGTCGCCCCCGCAACTGAAGCCATTGTTGAATCCGCCGCTCTTGTAGCCAAAGCCGCCCCCGTTGTTGAAGCTGCAGCTGATGCCGCCGCCCCAAAGCCTGTTGAAGCCGCTGCATCAGTAGCTGAAGCCGCTCCTGTTTCAGCCGAAGCGGCTCCCATCGTTGAAGCTTCATCAGCAGCCAACGCTCCTGTTGAAGCCGTCCCAGATGCTGCTGCCCCTGCAGAAGCGGTTGCTGAAGCTGCCCCAGTTGAAGCCATAGCAAAGGCCCCAGTAGAAGCTGCCCCAGTTGAAGCCATAGCAGAAGTTGTGGTTGAATCTGCAACCATCGAAGGTGCGACTGAAGCCCTCGTGGAAGTtgtagcagatgttctgactgtAGCTGCCCCCATTGAAGCTGTGGCTGAAGCACTCATTAAAGCTGCAGCAGAGGTTGTAGCTGAAGCTGCCCAAGTTGACGCTGCAGCAGAGGAGCTGATTGCAGAGCCCCCCCCGGCCGAGGCAGAACGGATTGAGGCGCATGAGG TTCAACTGGACCCAATCCAGAAGCTCTTCCTGGATTCGATCCGCGAGTACACCTCAAAGAGTGT GGCCAGTGGCGGTTTGGTAGATGCAGGCCCTGCGTATGAGAAGAACTTAGCAGAGGAGCTGACTAAACTCCAGCGGCTTTATGGTGGTGGAGAACTCACAGCTTTCCCAGAGTTCAAGTTTACAG aGCCCAAGCTGGAGGAAGTGGCCCCCAAGTAA